The genomic interval ATCACTGCTGAATGCAAGATGCCTGGCCAACATCACACTAGTGAATGCAAGATGCCTGGCCAACATCACTCTACTGAATGCAAGATGCCTGGTCAACATCACACTACTGAATGCAAGATGTTTGGCAAACATCACTCTGCTGAATGCAAGATGTCTGGCCAACATCACTCTACTGAATGCAAGGTGCCTGGCCAACATCACTCTGCTGAATGAAAGATGTCTGACCAACATCACTCTGCTGAATGCAAGATGCCTGGCCAACATCACACTACTGAATGCAAGATGCCTGGCCAACATCACTCTGCTGAATGCAAGATGCCTGGCCAACATCACTCTGCTGAATGCAAGATGTCTGGCCAACATCACAATATTGTATACAAGGTGCTTGGCCAACATAACTCTATTGTATTCAAGGTGACTTGCCAACATCACTCTACTGTATGCAAGGTGCTTGGCCAACATCACTCTATTGTATTCAAGGTGACGTGCCAACATCTCTCTACCGTATGAAAGGTGCTTGGCCAACATCACTCTATTGTATTCAAGGTGCCTTGCCAACATCTCTCTACTGTATGCAAGGTGCTTGGCCAACATAACTGTACCGTATTCAAGGTGCCTGACCAACATCACTCGACTGTATGCAAGATTTGTATTTATGGTGCTAAGTCAACATCACCCTACTGATTAttacaacaaacaaacatctgctttataatatatttatttcctttgcaatataaaaaatatattttcacctAAGCATGCTGTTAGATATGCAAATTGCTTATGTATCAGATcattacatatataataattgcacatacataatatataatattgtgaTACAGTTTATACTTTAACACACAACCTTAACACGAAAGACTGAAACAATACCATAGAATTATTTATTGTTTCTCCAGCAGCCCGGCTAAGGAAAGTATATGGACTTAACAAATAAACTGTGAaagatgttaaaatgttttatctttcaCTTTATAAACAGAATCAGGATTTAAACCTTTACTATATTATACTCTTGTTTTGAAAGCAACCAGGCATCTATAATTTAATATTGCATAAAGGTTTATTGGATGAGCCATAATTTCAATGATCCTTTGGCCTGTAAGAAGGCCAACCATAATTTGCTACAAGTGTGTAATGTAACAGCTTATAACACATTGTAAAGGTTTAACTACTTAAGATGTAATAACAACAGAAACAGAATAAAATGGGATATTTTCAATCCATAACAAAACTAGATACAGTTATTATCAAtacaaacaataacaacaaaaaaggaTTCATCTACATATAAACTATAAAGtaaattaaataacaaatataaatatattgatattattttagttttttgtaAGTATATATGTGACAgtacaataaaacataaatggAAGGGAATTTATGATAAACTAGTTTCATTTTAGGATGTAAATGGATGAACTTGTTTTGATTTGTAAATTGCATGCCAGCTAATATCAGGAAAAAATTATTcgttaaaattttgcaaattagttttgatattttgataaacatttttcatttcaaaaattgtcaaatcataaaaaagtcACTTCAATAATACACAAAATATAAGAAGCACATTTTTTCTGTCCCCTCACATAAAACAGGGAagtagaatgtaaacaattcaaCAACTATAAATATCAACTAAActttcaaaagatattttatttgtaaatgaatgTGCATATTAATTGAACTGGAATGAAATGAGGTCAGCAGTATcttaacataatttatttattaaacaaatatacaaaaaaaaaagccaTGCTGTTTGGTCCCACTGTTGATGTCAATAACATTAAACTACTGTAAAGTCATTTATTTCTGTAGGGGATtatttttcatggatttcttgcatcattccatgaaattaaatccaaacaaaGAAAATTTCTCTGTATTTTCTCAAGGATTTTATGCCTAcagaattaaattatttcacagtaaataGAAGTCGCCATCAATGTGTATTCATATACTTATTAATTGGATGTGTATTCAAACagcaattaatttgtttcaaCCAAAGTTCCATCgctataaaacaattatttgactGAAAAAGCTCATTTTATATTATATCAGATTCATATACTTTGCAACTAATTCTTTACTGCATAGCTGTTAATGTAAAAGAATTTGAAACCATCTACAGGTAtctaaaaatattgattttttttacattttgcacTCACATATTCGTGAATTAAATCAGAATTGATACACtttaaaaagtaaacatttgaaaatgtgtATCTTCTGGTTTTCTCTGGCTATGACTCATAATACAAGGTTTGCATACTGTGCTAATACACACTTTGCATAGTTTCAATTAACAGTGATATTCCTACCAGTACATTTAACATTGTTTGTGTCTTGCTATAATACAACTGAAATGGAATGTATCGgaatatttatcacaaaataatatttactacaaaatatagatatgttatttatatcaCCGATTATTGGGTCAGTCAATGAAAAATAATGTAGtgtttatgttttactttttcatagTAACACAACTGGATCAACAGTACATAGCAGACTATCCATTCATATGCTATGATAGTGAAGGCAGGTAAATACCAGTCTAAAATCCCAAGCCTCTGATTGGATGATTCAATCTTACATTTACAGACTGGTTCTCAAACTCAGTTTATGACCTCCAATCAGGAATGTTTTCTCAATGTAATTAAAAAGGATGTCATAAACTATCTTAAACCACTAACTGATATAATTTTGTTACTCCACTTTTCTCACTATATACTCTCCAGATGGGAATCACTGAGCATTATACAACTGAACTTAATGTGTTGATGTACCATACATGGAAAGCTAAAACAACATTTTAGAATTACACAAAGTAAATgcagtatttaattaaaaaaaagtatatatttcatgCTGCATATCCTTCTTGGGCAGACTCACTTAAAATCACTGCAGTCTTTACGCAGTATCATAATGTTGTCATAGAAATACCTTATACATTATAGTGACTGCAGAACTACCCAATCAGAAAATATCACTGTCTGTGATAGAGAACCAACAAAAATCACAATCAACATAGAGTACATACATATTAAATATAATCTCTGTGTCTGCAGGTATAgttaacataaaaaatatcagAGCCTCAGATTTCGGCCTGTTATCCTGTCTAGGATTGTAGGATATAAACCAACTTTTATTCTGGTTGCTAATCCAGCCTatggatttttttaaatgaaataaaatctatgaCCCTTCTGCCAACAACATATATAAACTATCAATCAATGAAATACTTTGGTCCCAATTTCACATAACCagtcaaatacaaaatatatacataccaACAACATATATAAACTATTTTGATTTCCAACAATCACATCACAGCAGATATTTTAgactatataataatatatattttacaaaatatagtaATATAGTACGGACATTATTTGGCAATGGCTATCTAGCACTTGCTATGGCTTTTATCCCACAAACTGTGGTATAACTGTATACTGTTACACACATTGAACTCTGTTATTGAACACAAAGGTAGCGTGTAGAACTTGAGTCAGCATGTAACTTGTGTCAGTGTGCATCTTGTGTCGTTATATAACTTGTGTCTCTGAATGTTTTCAGTACGACTGTTCCCTAGGTGTCTGGTAAGGAGCTGTGACACCGCGTTCTGAAGGTCGTTTCCGATGACGATTGATCACCTGCATGTACTGGCCAATCAGATTTGAGATATCCGAGCCTTGTTCAGTTTCTATGCGTACAATTTTCTGCACCATAAGGTTACCCAGTTTCATATCTAAGTAGTTTTGATTACTGTCACTACGGTAACGTCTTGTCGAAAGAACTTCACCAAAACTATACTGCAGGAAAACCtcctgaaacaaaaatttaataatttcaattattCTCGTGTAGACTTTTCATCAAACTGTTTTTTACTGTATTCTTCACTGCctattgaaaatttttaaagtcaaataGCCTATACACATGCTTATTTACATTGAGTTTCAGGTATAAACCAAAGAGCTCTCCTTAAGACTGTTCTGTAACCAGTTTCGAAAAGGAgtctaaaattgaaatattttaccaaagTAACATGTTTCATGTAAAGCTTCAAAGATGTATTGAAATCAACCCTTTAGAACtttgtactttgaaaaaaaaaattgtgttgttAGATCACTCTCTACGTGCCTTGAGATGGAAAAAAGTCGACATTACCcatgttaaaatcttttaaagacATAATGGTTTTTTAGGATCGACAATTAATAGAGAAGGACCTCATTTATCGCACTGAATTTATCGCAGACCAGAAATCGTTATAAAAAGCCTGAATTATTTACTCTGTTTTCACAcatgaatgatttcaaaattaaacattagAAATTATAAGTAACAGGTTTATGTTAAttctgatatcaaaaatattGCTTCACAGATTCACAATAACTTTTGGCTGAAGGTCAAAAAGTGTTGTGTTTTTAAGGCCGTTcagtattttataattaaaatccTATAAAGATAATAAACTTACATGTGAACGAATATCAAGGAAAACTATTCCAGTTTTGTTTACAGCAAGGATACACTCTCCATACATCGGCTGTGTTAACACTTTCTGTAAATGAAAACAAGTTACACTCAATAAATCAAAGTATGACAAGGAATAGCAAccaaataacaacaataaaaactCATAACAGCAGGCATAGTCAAATGCCCTGATTTCAAGTCCAAaataaaatcttgataaaaattttgactgtactgttttgttttttttattacctaTTGATAGGGCTGTTAAAAGTATCTTTTAACATAACTTTTTGACATTTTAGTCAGTAATTTACaatcaaagtaaaaaaattttttccaaagaTATCAAAGACATTGTACTGCACTAACCTTCACTCTGAAGAAAGTAGATCCAAACAAAGGCCATTGTGAAAGCACCTCtgtaaaatacacaaaaatagtATATAAAAGTCAATCTCACAAGAATGATCTAAAATTTGACATTGGGAAAGTTCTTTatgtcttcaaaaaatttcttgtttttaaaatcattaatgagccgtgccatgggaaaaccaacatagtgggtatgcgaccagcatggatcctgaccagcctgcgcatctgcacagtctggtcaggatccatgctgttcgctaacagtttctccgattccaataggctttaaaagcgaacagcatagagcctgaccagactgcgcggatgctggttttctcatggcacggctcattttaatcTTACAGCagcatttgaaatattgtttgaaGTTGAGCTTTTCTAACTAAATTGAAATCAACTATCATGTAGGTGACTTCTAATCTGGAAAAATTTATATCATATGAAGATAAAAGTGAAAGCTGAGTTTTACGTACCAACAAATTTGGCCATACACTCAGGTGGTGTATGTTTAATGACTGTTTTCATCTCTTCATGTACACGATTTAACCATTGCTGACTCTTGTAGCTTGGCAATACACGAACAATCTCAGGTAACAAGTGCTCAAGGTCACGTCTGGAAAAAAGcaatttcaataaatttgtaaCTTCAGAGTATTTGAGCATGCTGTTGCAGTTTCATTTGGaacaatttcaataaattttacttgtatacataaatttatacttcATGCAccgcatttaaaaataaactgaatgaAGGCCAAAACAAACTAGTAACTCCTATTTTTGTCACACATAGTGCAAAATATACTTACTCGAAAGAGCCCCCAAAAATGAGGGCACAAAAGTTGAATTTAATCATTCAGCATATTACTTGCATCTCCAAAGTTTAAtataattttctaataaaaaataacaaacacatGATTTAAtacttatcatgctagacacgactGATCCTGCCTTTAGTAAGGGTTAAACAATGACAATATAAAATGTACACACTCTATATAAAATCTAAGACAAAAGTATAACTTACAGTGTCGGCATATTGACATGATCCGAGGCCCTGTGTAACAATGCTGCCATGAACTGGATGTCCATCTGTCAAACACAAAGTATAAAGATTATCTTCTATCTATGACTGACTGGTTCTGTTTGTGTAAGGAACAGATTTATACTATGTTTGTACCATTTAAACTTGCTACTACAGCTGGTACCTTGATTTTCATGTGAAGTCACAGAAATGTAACACAATGCCAGcataaatgagctgtgccatgagaaaaccaacatagtgggtttgtgaccagcatggatccagaccagcctgcgcatccgcgcagtctggtcaggatccatgctgttcgctttcaaagcctattgcaattagagaaaccgttagggaacagcatggatccagaccagactgcgcggatgcgcagtctggtctggatccatgctggtcgcaaagccactatgttgattttctcatggcgcggctcaaatgattacATGGCTCATTTGCTGCATGGTAAAAATGAGCAAGATCTAAAAATGTGCAGTGACATTAAATAACTACCAAATTAGCTGTCCTATGTTACAATAAAGAATTACCCAaacagttctgaaaaaaaaaagactttaaaattttACCCCTGTCATAAGCCAGTGCAAAGGAAAAAAACCTTGTATACTATTAACAATAAACATGAGTCCATAAAGTTGTACTATAACTGACCTCGTATTGTTTATTTAAAGCACCATCGCGAATCATCACAACTAGACCATCTATATAGTCTGGTAGGCACTGAAATATATATGGAATCATATAAGCAGTTACAAACAGACAGTAATCATGTTCTCTAAGCTTGCTGAACTTCACTGGACATGTGATAATATTTTCAATGGGAGAAATAGCACAAGAACTATGTCGCAAAATTTCACTCTGcttaacattttcaaaacaaaagtgtCACAACTGTTCTGCTCACTCATCTAAATTTTACAGCTCAAACAAGTACACTTTCGGTAAAAGatcatcaaaaaacattttttttcaaaattattttgaaaactgaccTGTAGATTCAGAGGTAAAGATTTTTCTTCTTTCCACAATATCCATATAAGAACAGGTGACCTCtgttttttgacaaaatcttaataatttgaacaattttgtcaGGGGGTCACATAaggatcacttgtgtgaaattattttaaagtctgtCCATCATTTCTAAAAAAAGATTCCGATATAACCTCCACTGTAAACATATAGAGAAAAGAGACCTTgacctctggcagccatgttttatttacaaatgggAATAACCTGAACAATCTTGACAGTCAAATAATTGTCTAAATttggtgaaattattttcaaatcaggctaGCATGAATTCTAACAAGAAGGTTTTCTTTTCTGTTGCAATGTTAatagtgttctgcatggaatagTTTCCTTTGAACTACCTTGAAAGAGATCCACACAAAGAACATTCCTGGGAAGCTGGCTGATATTTGCTGaatggtttcagagatgtttGCTTGAACAAAAATATGGATGATGGCAGGTaactggtcacaatagcttatccctagcactttgtgctcaggtgatattaaacaagagggtcatgatgaccctggatcgctcaccagattaatatgtttcaaatgtcaaactgatgatttttagaaattttttggaaaattttccgatgtacaatcaagtaaccactggggcggggccaattttaccccgggggtcatgatttgaacaaagtttgtagaagtcgactaggcaatgttacatatcgaatatctaagatctaggccttctggtttattttaagcaaatttatgaagatttccctatgtacaataaagtaacccctggggcttggtcaatttgaccctgagggggtcaatatttgaacaaattttgtccactaagcaatgctacatgttgaatatctaagctctaggccttctggtttatttttagaaaatattgaagatttttctatgtacaatcaagtaaccccatggggcgtggccaatttgaccccggggtcatgatttgaagaaattttgtagaggtctactaggcaa from Mercenaria mercenaria strain notata chromosome 2, MADL_Memer_1, whole genome shotgun sequence carries:
- the LOC123562268 gene encoding uncharacterized protein LOC123562268, whose translation is MLARHLEYNRVMLAKHLSYGREMLARHLEYNRVMLAKHLAYSRVMLASHLEYNRVMLAKHLVYNIVMLARHLAFSRVMLARHLAFSRVMLARHLAFSSVMLARHLAFSRVMLVRHLSFSRVMLARHLAFSRVMLARHLAFSRVMFAKHLAFSSVMLTRHLAFSRVMLARHLAFTSVMLARHLAFSSDVGQASCIQ